From Numida meleagris isolate 19003 breed g44 Domestic line chromosome 4, NumMel1.0, whole genome shotgun sequence, the proteins below share one genomic window:
- the RBM47 gene encoding RNA-binding protein 47 isoform X3, which yields MTAEDSTARMSNDSSNVSTTKVPEGVAGAPNEAALLALMERTGYSMIQENGQRKYGGPPPGWEGLHPPRGCEVFVGKIPRDVYEDELVPVFESVGRIYEMRLMMDFDGKNRGYAFVMYTQKHEAKRAVRELNNYEIRPGRLLGVCCSVDNCRLFIGGIPKMKKREEILEEIAKVTEGVLDVIVYASAADKMKNRGFAFVEYESHRAAAMARRKLMPGRIQLWGHQIAVDWAEPEIDVDEDVMETVKILYVRNLMIETTEDTIKKVFGQFNPGCVERVKKIRDYAFVHFTTREDAIHAMNNLNGVELEGSCLEVTLAKPVDKEQYTRYQKAAKGGAAATPDVTQQPNYVYSCDPYTLAYYGYPYNALIGPNRDYFVKAGSIRGRGRGAAGNRAPGPRGSYLGGYSAGRGIYSRYHEGKGKQQEKGYELVPNLELPTVNPVAIKPGAVAIPAIGAQYSVFQAGPPAKMMEDGKIHTVEHIINPIAVQQDPASAAAAAAAAAAAVIPAVSTPPPFQGRPITPVYTMAPNVQRIPAAGIYGTSYVPFAAPAAATATIATLQKNAAAAAAAAAAYGGYAGYIPPAFPAATIQVPIHDVYQTY from the exons ATGACTGCTGAGGACTCTACTGCAAGGATGAGCAACGATTCCTCCAATGTGAGCACCACGAAAGTCCCTGAAGGTGTGGCTGGTGCGCCCAACGAGGCGGCCCTGCTGGCGCTGATGGAGCGCACCGGCTACAGCATGATTCAAGAGAACGGGCAACGCAAGTACGGCGGCCCACCACCTGGCTGGGAGGGCCTGCACCCTCCTCGTGGCTGCGAAGTCTTCGTGGGCAAGATACCCCGTGACGTCTATGAAGATGAGCTTGTCCCCGTGTTCGAGTCTGTTGGCCGCATCTACGAGATGCGCCTGATGATGGACTTTGATGGGAAGAACCGCGGCTATGCCTTTGTGATGTACACACAGAAGCATGAGGCAAAGCGGGCTGTCAGGGAGCTGAACAACTATGAAATTCGGCCGGGCAGGCTGCTGGGTGTGTGCTGTAGTGTAGACAACTGCCGGCTCTTCATTGGAGGCATTCCCAAGatgaagaagagagaggagatcCTGGAGGAGATTGCTAAAGTGACAGAAGGTGTACTGGATGTCATTGTGTATGCAAGTGCTGCAGACAAGATGAAGAACAGGGGTTTCGCCTTCGTGGAGTACGAGAGCCATCGAGCAGCAGCAATGGCCAGGAGGAAGCTCATGCCAGGAAGGATCCAGCTGTGGGGACACCAGATTGCTGTCGACTGGGCGGAACCAGAGATAGACGTGGATGAAGATGTCATGGAGACTGTTAAAATCCTCTATGTGAGGAACTTAATGATTGAGACCACAGAGGACACCATTAAAAAGGTCTTTGGGCAGTTTAACCCTGGCTGTGTAGAGCGGGTGAAAAAAATACGTGATTATGCCTTTGTGCACTTTACAACCAGGGAAGATGCTATCCATGCCATGAATAACCTTAATGGTGTTGAACTGGAAGGCTCATGCCTGGAGGTCACCTTGGCCAAGCCAGTGGACAAGGAGCAGTACACTCGCtaccagaaagcagcaaaaggagGGGCTGCAGCAACACCTGACGTAACTCAGCAACCTAACTATGTTTACTCTTGTGATCCATACACACTAGCGTATTATGGATATCCATACAATGCCCTGATAGGGCCCAACAGAGATTACTTTGTGAAAG CAGGCAGCATACGAGGCAGAGGGCGAGGTGCAGCTGGCAACAGAGCCCCAGGCCCCCGTGGCTCCTACCTGGGGGGGTACTCCGCCGGCCGCGGCATATACAGCAGGTACCAtgaaggcaaaggaaaacagcaagaaaaaggatACGAGCTGGTACCCAACCTAGAATTACCAACTGTCAACCCAGTGGCCATTAAGCCTGGTGCAG TGGCCATCCCTGCAATCGGTGCCCAGTACTCCGTGTTTCAGGCTGGACCACCGGCCAAAATGATGGAAGATGGCAAAATCCACACAGTGGAGCACATCATCAACCCTATTGCCGTCCAGCAGGACCCAgccagtgcagcagctgctgcagcagctgcagccgcAGCAGTAATACCAGCTGTGTCAACGCCTCCCCCCTTCCAG GGTCGCCCCATAACGCCAGTGTACACCATGGCCCCCAACGTGCAGAGGATCCCCGCTGCCGGCATTTACGGGACAAGTTACGTGCCATTTGCGGCACCCGCTGCAGCAACAGCTACGATAGCCACGCTACAGAAGAacgccgccgctgccgccgccgccgccgctgcctACGGGGGCTATGCTGGCTACATACCTCCGGCCTTCCCAGCTGCCACCATCCAGGTGCCCATCCACGATGTCTACCAGACGTACTGA
- the RBM47 gene encoding RNA-binding protein 47 isoform X2 has translation MVFAGRVGWRLPGKTLTCAQSRGCGGTGLPEDERGAWQPPAPTGALWLLHRFYQALNEFDIMTAEDSTARMSNDSSNVSTTKVPEGVAGAPNEAALLALMERTGYSMIQENGQRKYGGPPPGWEGLHPPRGCEVFVGKIPRDVYEDELVPVFESVGRIYEMRLMMDFDGKNRGYAFVMYTQKHEAKRAVRELNNYEIRPGRLLGVCCSVDNCRLFIGGIPKMKKREEILEEIAKVTEGVLDVIVYASAADKMKNRGFAFVEYESHRAAAMARRKLMPGRIQLWGHQIAVDWAEPEIDVDEDVMETVKILYVRNLMIETTEDTIKKVFGQFNPGCVERVKKIRDYAFVHFTTREDAIHAMNNLNGVELEGSCLEVTLAKPVDKEQYTRYQKAAKGGAAATPDVTQQPNYVYSCDPYTLAYYGYPYNALIGPNRDYFVKGSIRGRGRGAAGNRAPGPRGSYLGGYSAGRGIYSRYHEGKGKQQEKGYELVPNLELPTVNPVAIKPGAVAIPAIGAQYSVFQAGPPAKMMEDGKIHTVEHIINPIAVQQDPASAAAAAAAAAAAVIPAVSTPPPFQGRPITPVYTMAPNVQRIPAAGIYGTSYVPFAAPAAATATIATLQKNAAAAAAAAAAYGGYAGYIPPAFPAATIQVPIHDVYQTY, from the exons GTTTTATCAGGCTTTGAATGAGTTTGACATCATGACTGCTGAGGACTCTACTGCAAGGATGAGCAACGATTCCTCCAATGTGAGCACCACGAAAGTCCCTGAAGGTGTGGCTGGTGCGCCCAACGAGGCGGCCCTGCTGGCGCTGATGGAGCGCACCGGCTACAGCATGATTCAAGAGAACGGGCAACGCAAGTACGGCGGCCCACCACCTGGCTGGGAGGGCCTGCACCCTCCTCGTGGCTGCGAAGTCTTCGTGGGCAAGATACCCCGTGACGTCTATGAAGATGAGCTTGTCCCCGTGTTCGAGTCTGTTGGCCGCATCTACGAGATGCGCCTGATGATGGACTTTGATGGGAAGAACCGCGGCTATGCCTTTGTGATGTACACACAGAAGCATGAGGCAAAGCGGGCTGTCAGGGAGCTGAACAACTATGAAATTCGGCCGGGCAGGCTGCTGGGTGTGTGCTGTAGTGTAGACAACTGCCGGCTCTTCATTGGAGGCATTCCCAAGatgaagaagagagaggagatcCTGGAGGAGATTGCTAAAGTGACAGAAGGTGTACTGGATGTCATTGTGTATGCAAGTGCTGCAGACAAGATGAAGAACAGGGGTTTCGCCTTCGTGGAGTACGAGAGCCATCGAGCAGCAGCAATGGCCAGGAGGAAGCTCATGCCAGGAAGGATCCAGCTGTGGGGACACCAGATTGCTGTCGACTGGGCGGAACCAGAGATAGACGTGGATGAAGATGTCATGGAGACTGTTAAAATCCTCTATGTGAGGAACTTAATGATTGAGACCACAGAGGACACCATTAAAAAGGTCTTTGGGCAGTTTAACCCTGGCTGTGTAGAGCGGGTGAAAAAAATACGTGATTATGCCTTTGTGCACTTTACAACCAGGGAAGATGCTATCCATGCCATGAATAACCTTAATGGTGTTGAACTGGAAGGCTCATGCCTGGAGGTCACCTTGGCCAAGCCAGTGGACAAGGAGCAGTACACTCGCtaccagaaagcagcaaaaggagGGGCTGCAGCAACACCTGACGTAACTCAGCAACCTAACTATGTTTACTCTTGTGATCCATACACACTAGCGTATTATGGATATCCATACAATGCCCTGATAGGGCCCAACAGAGATTACTTTGTGAAAG GCAGCATACGAGGCAGAGGGCGAGGTGCAGCTGGCAACAGAGCCCCAGGCCCCCGTGGCTCCTACCTGGGGGGGTACTCCGCCGGCCGCGGCATATACAGCAGGTACCAtgaaggcaaaggaaaacagcaagaaaaaggatACGAGCTGGTACCCAACCTAGAATTACCAACTGTCAACCCAGTGGCCATTAAGCCTGGTGCAG TGGCCATCCCTGCAATCGGTGCCCAGTACTCCGTGTTTCAGGCTGGACCACCGGCCAAAATGATGGAAGATGGCAAAATCCACACAGTGGAGCACATCATCAACCCTATTGCCGTCCAGCAGGACCCAgccagtgcagcagctgctgcagcagctgcagccgcAGCAGTAATACCAGCTGTGTCAACGCCTCCCCCCTTCCAG GGTCGCCCCATAACGCCAGTGTACACCATGGCCCCCAACGTGCAGAGGATCCCCGCTGCCGGCATTTACGGGACAAGTTACGTGCCATTTGCGGCACCCGCTGCAGCAACAGCTACGATAGCCACGCTACAGAAGAacgccgccgctgccgccgccgccgccgctgcctACGGGGGCTATGCTGGCTACATACCTCCGGCCTTCCCAGCTGCCACCATCCAGGTGCCCATCCACGATGTCTACCAGACGTACTGA
- the RBM47 gene encoding RNA-binding protein 47 isoform X1: MVFAGRVGWRLPGKTLTCAQSRGCGGTGLPEDERGAWQPPAPTGALWLLHRFYQALNEFDIMTAEDSTARMSNDSSNVSTTKVPEGVAGAPNEAALLALMERTGYSMIQENGQRKYGGPPPGWEGLHPPRGCEVFVGKIPRDVYEDELVPVFESVGRIYEMRLMMDFDGKNRGYAFVMYTQKHEAKRAVRELNNYEIRPGRLLGVCCSVDNCRLFIGGIPKMKKREEILEEIAKVTEGVLDVIVYASAADKMKNRGFAFVEYESHRAAAMARRKLMPGRIQLWGHQIAVDWAEPEIDVDEDVMETVKILYVRNLMIETTEDTIKKVFGQFNPGCVERVKKIRDYAFVHFTTREDAIHAMNNLNGVELEGSCLEVTLAKPVDKEQYTRYQKAAKGGAAATPDVTQQPNYVYSCDPYTLAYYGYPYNALIGPNRDYFVKAGSIRGRGRGAAGNRAPGPRGSYLGGYSAGRGIYSRYHEGKGKQQEKGYELVPNLELPTVNPVAIKPGAVAIPAIGAQYSVFQAGPPAKMMEDGKIHTVEHIINPIAVQQDPASAAAAAAAAAAAVIPAVSTPPPFQGRPITPVYTMAPNVQRIPAAGIYGTSYVPFAAPAAATATIATLQKNAAAAAAAAAAYGGYAGYIPPAFPAATIQVPIHDVYQTY, translated from the exons GTTTTATCAGGCTTTGAATGAGTTTGACATCATGACTGCTGAGGACTCTACTGCAAGGATGAGCAACGATTCCTCCAATGTGAGCACCACGAAAGTCCCTGAAGGTGTGGCTGGTGCGCCCAACGAGGCGGCCCTGCTGGCGCTGATGGAGCGCACCGGCTACAGCATGATTCAAGAGAACGGGCAACGCAAGTACGGCGGCCCACCACCTGGCTGGGAGGGCCTGCACCCTCCTCGTGGCTGCGAAGTCTTCGTGGGCAAGATACCCCGTGACGTCTATGAAGATGAGCTTGTCCCCGTGTTCGAGTCTGTTGGCCGCATCTACGAGATGCGCCTGATGATGGACTTTGATGGGAAGAACCGCGGCTATGCCTTTGTGATGTACACACAGAAGCATGAGGCAAAGCGGGCTGTCAGGGAGCTGAACAACTATGAAATTCGGCCGGGCAGGCTGCTGGGTGTGTGCTGTAGTGTAGACAACTGCCGGCTCTTCATTGGAGGCATTCCCAAGatgaagaagagagaggagatcCTGGAGGAGATTGCTAAAGTGACAGAAGGTGTACTGGATGTCATTGTGTATGCAAGTGCTGCAGACAAGATGAAGAACAGGGGTTTCGCCTTCGTGGAGTACGAGAGCCATCGAGCAGCAGCAATGGCCAGGAGGAAGCTCATGCCAGGAAGGATCCAGCTGTGGGGACACCAGATTGCTGTCGACTGGGCGGAACCAGAGATAGACGTGGATGAAGATGTCATGGAGACTGTTAAAATCCTCTATGTGAGGAACTTAATGATTGAGACCACAGAGGACACCATTAAAAAGGTCTTTGGGCAGTTTAACCCTGGCTGTGTAGAGCGGGTGAAAAAAATACGTGATTATGCCTTTGTGCACTTTACAACCAGGGAAGATGCTATCCATGCCATGAATAACCTTAATGGTGTTGAACTGGAAGGCTCATGCCTGGAGGTCACCTTGGCCAAGCCAGTGGACAAGGAGCAGTACACTCGCtaccagaaagcagcaaaaggagGGGCTGCAGCAACACCTGACGTAACTCAGCAACCTAACTATGTTTACTCTTGTGATCCATACACACTAGCGTATTATGGATATCCATACAATGCCCTGATAGGGCCCAACAGAGATTACTTTGTGAAAG CAGGCAGCATACGAGGCAGAGGGCGAGGTGCAGCTGGCAACAGAGCCCCAGGCCCCCGTGGCTCCTACCTGGGGGGGTACTCCGCCGGCCGCGGCATATACAGCAGGTACCAtgaaggcaaaggaaaacagcaagaaaaaggatACGAGCTGGTACCCAACCTAGAATTACCAACTGTCAACCCAGTGGCCATTAAGCCTGGTGCAG TGGCCATCCCTGCAATCGGTGCCCAGTACTCCGTGTTTCAGGCTGGACCACCGGCCAAAATGATGGAAGATGGCAAAATCCACACAGTGGAGCACATCATCAACCCTATTGCCGTCCAGCAGGACCCAgccagtgcagcagctgctgcagcagctgcagccgcAGCAGTAATACCAGCTGTGTCAACGCCTCCCCCCTTCCAG GGTCGCCCCATAACGCCAGTGTACACCATGGCCCCCAACGTGCAGAGGATCCCCGCTGCCGGCATTTACGGGACAAGTTACGTGCCATTTGCGGCACCCGCTGCAGCAACAGCTACGATAGCCACGCTACAGAAGAacgccgccgctgccgccgccgccgccgctgcctACGGGGGCTATGCTGGCTACATACCTCCGGCCTTCCCAGCTGCCACCATCCAGGTGCCCATCCACGATGTCTACCAGACGTACTGA